The DNA segment AGGTGTGCGTGTTTTGTGTGGTCACCAGCTCAGTTCAGCTTGGGTGTGGCTGCTGAGCTCACTTCCAGTTCTCACGTATGAAGTCATGCATGCAGAATTCCCATTATACTCCAATCACTCTCTGAAGAGCTCAGTCATATTCAAACACACTCGCCTTTCCAAGACAGGAATCGCAAAATTACCAGTGTGGGAAGGATAGATCAGAAGCAAATGAGATGGTGTTCCCTACAGGGGTTCCGTAGAAATGCGTTAGAAAGAATAGGGCAAAGTGAAGGATGTAGCAGGATTGGGGTGGATTGATActtttctgtgtatattttttgtGTAGCTAACACTCTTAGAGCCCAGGTAATGTTTCAGATATCTTATCCccataaataagtaattttttaaaagagttatctgaaaggcagactaacagagacagagagagaggtcttccatctgctggccacaatggccagagctgcgctgatccgaaggcaggagccaggaactccatttgggtctcccatgtgggtggcagtggccccaagcacttgggccatcttctgctgctttcccagactcattggcagggagctggatcagaggcagagcagccaggactcaaactggtgcttatatgggatgccggtgtcacaagtggtggcttaatcaaTTGTACCACATCAGCTAGAGTGTGAGGCGAAccccaaaggaaaacaaacagcaacaaaTAAACCTAACTATATTGAAATAAATAGCATTCTGGAGGAGGTCAGGGGAGAAAATAGCTAAGGATAGTAAGTTTAGAGAATAATAGTTCTGTTTTAACCACAAATATGTCTTGATGGACTCATGAATATCTTTGCAAATGGATGAACAAGACACACCTGTGGATTAAAACCATTTGTTATGTAGCCACAAGGGGGAAGGCCATCAACTTAGGAACTTGCAATGTGCAAGCTAAACAGCCACTGGGGTACCTGGCAGATAACTATCAGACACTTTTCTCCTTTTATATGATGTCTGTATTACATCACTTAATCACAAAGACACAATGATACTTCAAAGAGATTCCCAATTCATTTATATGGGAGTCACCCTACTTGGTCCCCgttccccaccccttccctaTCCCTTAGCAGTGGTCCTCGTGAGCTGTTCCTTTCCTAAGGAATATGTGTACATTTTCTTCCCTAAGCGAGGAAGTGAGCAGTGAGGCAGACAAGGTCAGCCAAAGGCAGATAACTTGACTGAAGACACCTGCACAGACAGGTGTTAGGGTGACAACAGCCTGAATCAGTGAGGTCGAAACTAAGCTGACTTTGGCAAAGAAGCCATGTGGGCTTTCTCAGAAGGCTATCATTCTACCTCAGGTTGTGCCACCAGTGCCAGATTCCCTGTTTCTAAGGGATTAGCAGCGGTCTGTGGGAGGAGCAGGGAAGCCAGTGTAAGCAGGCAGCTAATGCTGAATACTAAATGCTTTGGCCCCCTGTTGGGAGCTGACTAGCTTCCAGCTAATCATTTGCCAAGTCTAAAAGGCTTCAAGATAGTGAGGGTAAAGCGTAAGTCTTGGACAGGGAAAATCGAGTACTTCCTTAACAGTAGTCTCTCTATTTGGAATGTGAAGTGAAAAACATTCCAGTGCACAGAAGACTGAAGCATAAATGATGCTACAGGGTGTGATTTTAGGAGGCCTTATGGGACACCTAGCTCCTTGCTCAAAAACCCATAAGAAAACTCCGAAGCACATTGTCAGAGCAGTATTCTTATAGGAATGGCGCCCTCAAACTAAGCAAATGGGCAAGCACATGGCTAGTTGCTGAAGAATCCACACTGCCCTAACCAGAGTAGTCATGTGGGTATATGTGTGGAGGATcagaagcaggagatggaaggacCGGCGCAAGCCACAGAGACACTTGGCTTGACACCTGTTACCTCTCAAGAAGAGCAGCTCCATCGAACAGCCCCTGACAACAAAACAGAACACGGAGAACTGAGAGACAGTGCCATTTTCGGGGAGAAGTGTTGACTCCTGAAAAGCTCCTGGGGAGCCAACATCCCAGAGGCCCATGTGTGAGTGaaggtaaataaaaatgtatagacCACAGAACCATCTTGCTAagtcagaaaaatatttaataggcATAGTTTCGAGTGCCACATAGAACATAGGTTATTTTGTGGGTTAATACAAAGCAGGGAGACTGAAAGGCCAAATGAAGGCTAGGTTGGGTGATGGAATCTGGAAGCAAAGGACAAGTGGGAGAGGGTGGAAGGGGATGTGAGGGTTCACTACGTCCAGTAGAAGTGCTTGGGTGGCTGGTCCTTGGCACAacttcccttccccttctctgaCCAGACGGATGGGTGGCATCCAGCAGCATTATAGGGGAGAAGATACTTGGAGATGGAGAAGTATGGGTGTATGGTGGACAGAAATGGGCTCGGGTGTCCCATTCTATAATGCCTTGTTTACACCAAGGCAGGCTTGTGTTGAAAGAGTACATCTCGCATTGtcatgcagcagcagcagcagaagtatTTTGGGAGAAGGGGAGGATAGAAAGAGGTGGGACTGGTGGGTAGAAGGGCTCTTCAATTCCAGTTCTCAAAGCAAGAAGCAGTTCGGTCTCAGCCATTTAGTCAAGAAATTGGATGCTCATCTTCTGTTCTATGCCTGTCTTCTCAAAAACCTTAACGAATTCTGTGAAAGATATAGCACCATCCCCGTCCTCATCAGCCTCCTGGATGGTCCTGTCGGCCATGACGCCCAGTTGCTCTTCCGAGATGTTCACTCCAACCATCATGCGTAACACCTGGATCAGCTCACTGCGGGAGATCTTGTCATCTTTATCCAGATCATACAGTTGAAAAGCAAAACGCAGTTTGTTGCTGCGGCTGTTGAGTGGCTCTGGTCCCTTTGCATCTTTGCTCTTTTCCTTATCGCTGATGGGTCGGAAACGAGCCAAGATTCTTATGAATACACGGAAGTTGGCCTCATCTTCTCCCTCCGGAAAGAAGGCGCTGATGATCCGGTCTCCCAGAGGGTTGATGGCCAATTCTGGAATCCGCAGGAAATCTTCCCGGCTGAGAGCCCCAACCCCATTTACGTCCAGGCTGGTGAACCGCTTGTAGAGTCGGGCAATCTGACTGTGAGAAAAGCCAGTCTCCTTCTTGATCTCCTCGAGCTCTTCATGCCGCAGTAATGTGGAGGCCTGAGACCCCATCTCCCAGCCGGGAGCTCCTCGGGGAGCAATCCGCCGGAAGTGACAGTGAAGAGCTAGAAGCAGAGAATTGTGTGAAAATACTGTACGCTAATGAGTAACTTTGTTTTCTACAAGCAAATGAGGTAGTGATTCTGAAACTTCTTTATAGATATACAAGgattaagcacacacacacactttatagATAATGACATCCAGGGTTCTTACTGTCGGAGAAAAGATACAAATATGGAAAGGGGAAAGTCTAGAATGAGCCCTGTGGTGTTGGATTGGAATCTAACATGTCAGCGTAAACTCATACACATGCACTTATGTATACATAGAGATGCATATGGAGAGATATAAAATAaacgtgtttgtgtgtgtatgtgcagaaAAATAATAGTGAGCTATGTTATCTCAGAAGGCCTTAAGAGAAATGCCACTATGGTAACACTGAGCACATCTAGTGCCCAGGTGTTGTTTCTAAATAACATTCGCTAATAATAGGGCAGAGGGCTCCTtggaaaaaaagatatattctggggccagcgctgtggctcagcgggttaaatccccagcctgcagtgctggtatcccatatgggctccagttcaagtcccagctgctccacttccaattcagctccctgctaatgcacctaggaaatcagcagacaatggcccaaaagcagttcttgggcccccgcacccacatgggagacctggaagaagctccctgctcctggctttggatcagctcagctctggccattgtggccaattggggagtgaaccagtggatggaagacttctctctctgtctctacatccctctgtaactttgacgttaaagtaagtaaaagaaatctttaaaaaaagatttattctgagTCAGGGAAAATATAAGATAACCCCAGACTGTCATACGGCACCAGAATGTAAAAAATGCTCAAAAACCAGTAGGGAGGCATGTCAAAAGGGCACATGAGCCAATGAGGAGCTCCCAAAGGCCAAGTGTGGGACACTTGCAGCAATAAATATGTTAATGGATTATAACACATTGAATAAGATAAATATTCACAAGTTCACACTGATACAAAGAAACAAATTGGATAGATAGATGAATGGGTGAGCAGATGTTCTTTCTTACAGAATAATTCTAATTAATAAATGTAGAAGTAATGATGGGGGAAAACATCACCCTTTACCAACTATCACAATAGTAATGTATCACAGGCCATAAACAACAATATATGCTGCATTAGTTAGCTGGGTATGTGTTGAGAAACAGGATATTTGCATCATCTCAAAGTTTCTCCCTACAAAAGATTTGTCCTCACCAAAGTTAACATCAGTAGTAAAGGGACACACGAGCATGTGAACTTCCTGATATGATGCATTGTGATGATACTTCTGTGGGACTCTTGTCCCCTCCAATAATCATGAGCTAACATCCAGCAAATCCAAATTGAAggatattttatgaaataactaACCAGTGCTGTACAACAGTGTCAAGGTCATGAAAAAGAGTAACTgtcggccggtgccacagctcaataggctaatcctccgccttgcagtgctggcacaccaggttctagtcc comes from the Oryctolagus cuniculus chromosome X, mOryCun1.1, whole genome shotgun sequence genome and includes:
- the LOC100354380 gene encoding calcineurin B homologous protein 1, which produces MGSQASTLLRHEELEEIKKETGFSHSQIARLYKRFTSLDVNGVGALSREDFLRIPELAINPLGDRIISAFFPEGEDEANFRVFIRILARFRPISDKEKSKDAKGPEPLNSRSNKLRFAFQLYDLDKDDKISRSELIQVLRMMVGVNISEEQLGVMADRTIQEADEDGDGAISFTEFVKVFEKTGIEQKMSIQFLD